The proteins below are encoded in one region of Apium graveolens cultivar Ventura chromosome 4, ASM990537v1, whole genome shotgun sequence:
- the LOC141717235 gene encoding gibberellin 2-beta-dioxygenase 8-like — MECEPPLAQFFRNLPATKILETNEQPIDVSRLKFYELPLVDLGRLNSGHKMRRKECEKELIEAAKEWGFFQVINHGICEEMLVKLQEEQVKLFQQPFHKKVNQNPSNSPTGFYRWGNLAALTRAHFSWSEAFHIPVSSVSDFRTSNHLSSTVEEYTEVVSELTRKIAEILADNIGICSYKTFLADKVVPSSCYLRMNRYPPCPKAYSKACGLVSHTDTSYLTVLHQDNTGGLELMKDGAWICIKPNPHALVINIGDLFEAWSNGLYKSVRHRVVTNGQVERFSVAYFSCPTTDTVLRSCSEPSIYRDFSFEEYKRQIQFDVKSTGNKIGLPRFLR, encoded by the exons ATGGAATGCGAGCCACCACTTGCGCAATTCTTTCGAAATCTGCCCGCAACAAAAATATTAGAAACTAATGAGCAGCCAATTGATGTATCAAGATTGAAATTCTACGAGTTACCACTGGTGGATCTTGGTCGTTTGAATTCGGGCCATAAGATGCGCCGAAAAGAGTGTGAGAAAGAATTAATAGAAGCAGCAAAAGAATGGGGATTCTTTCAAGTTATAAATCATGGAATATGTGAAGAAATGTTGGTGAAattgcaagaagaacaagtgaAATTGTTCCAACAGCCATTTCACAAAAAGGTTAACCAGAATCCTTCAAACTCACCCACGGGCTTCTACCGTTGGGGAAACCTGGCAGCCTTGACTCGCGCTCACTTCTCATGGTCCGAAGCTTTCCACATTCCTGTGTCCAGTGTTTCAGATTTTAGGACTTCAAACCATCTAAG CTCGACGGTTGAGGAATATACTGAAGTGGTCTCTGAGTTAACTCGAAAAATAGCTGAAATATTAGCAGATAACATCGGGATCTGCTCTTATAAAACATTTCTGGCAGACAAAGTGGTGCCGAGCTCATGTTATCTTCGAATGAACAGGTATCCACCTTGCCCTAAGGCTTATTCTAAAGCTTGTGGTCTAGTGTCACACACAGATACTTCCTATCTCACCGTATTGCACCAAGACAACACTGGAGGGTTAGAACTGATGAAGGATGGAGCTTGGATTTGTATTAAACCTAATCCTCATGCCTTAGTCATCAATATCGGTGACCTATTCGAG GCTTGGAGCAACGGTTTGTATAAGAGTGTGAGGCACAGGGTTGTAACGAATGGCCAAGTTGAAAGGTTCTCGGTGGCCTATTTTTCTTGTCCTACGACTGATACAGTGCTACGGAGTTGTAGCGAACCTTCAATTTACAGGGACTTTAGCTTTGAGGAGTACAAACGGCAAATTCAATTTGATGTGAAGTCTACCGGCAACAAAATAGGGCTTCCTCGGTTCTTGAGATGA